The sequence below is a genomic window from Gossypium hirsutum isolate 1008001.06 chromosome A11, Gossypium_hirsutum_v2.1, whole genome shotgun sequence.
TGATTCCTTAGACTACGAACCATTTAGTTTACCTATtgatataagttgtctttctacAACATAATCCATCCCTATAAtgtaacttaatattagttaaaccttAGCTAATCAAGAAACTAATATTTGctttgttattttactttttgtgCAAAAACTGGTGGGGAcattaattatacaaaatatattaatttactatgaaattttattaattactcTCTTCAAAAAAATACAAGCATAAATAAGGGCACAAAATCtcaaaatatcatattataaaatttaaaatataattaatttcagTATTATAAAATATGGTATGTAATCAATAATTAATTGtatgtatcaattaaaatatatcttATAGGAACCTCTGATTCTTTGAAAAAATTCggtttagaaaattattattcctcagcaaaaaattattttttttataaaaaaactcaaGCAATTGTGTTATTTATAACAATAGACCCGTTACCAAATTCATACTTATGTTTTGGGATAAACAGTAAAGGGTATTCCTAGCCTTTGACCAACATGATCTTTTTTATTATTCTCGAACctcaacttatatatatattttaaaattttttaaatttaaatatactttcaacttttaaaatttatatttatatattttataattttataaaaatttatttaaaaataaaattttgaaaatttaaattatttatatattatatagtttaAGCAGCAaagtgaaatgaaattaaataaaaaattgggaTAAGTTTATCACAAATTGTATGGGATcagttttctttttaaataaaaaatcggCCATCTTAATTTGGGGCTGTTGGGCTTACATGACCTCAAAAAGGCCAGCCCGACGTTCTCTCTCGCGTTTAAatctaatgtatttctttcaatATTAATTACGTTCATTAAGTTTCCTTATAGTTTTGCTTGGATTTTTATAGGGTAACCTAtcaaaatagatatttttatttacaccatgttatattttagttatttatatttgaaatattatgttttaattatttatgtttattatgttttaattacttatgttatcgtattgtaatattttagttattGAGTTGTTAATTGTTGTTAGCGGTGTAACGGTACACTGATATGAtatattaaatcatcatttcaaataaaaaattttaggttaaattttacaattaatcattatattttttttgttttaaacaatttaattttttaactaaaacataatttgaagtaaataaattaattatgtttttgctTGCTTGTCAGTTTAAcccataaaagaaaaagaaaaagaaaaagaaaaaagaacgcGAGAAATGGCAGGAGAAAGTTATGAAGATCAAACGCCGGAAGATTTGGCGGTTCCTCTTCAACCCGAAGAGACAGAAATGCAGGGTGCGGGAGGAAATGGAGAAAAGAAGTGGCCTGGATGGCCTGGTGAGAACGTTTTTAGAATGTTGGTTCCCGCCCAGAAGGTGGGTACTATCATCGGCCCAAAAGGAGAGTTCATCAGGAAAATCTCCGACGAATCAAGGGCCCGGATTAAGATTCTTGATGGACCTCCTACTACCTCTGAAAGAGCTGTGAGTCCTTCTCATCAAAATTCTTTCACTTCTTCAAACTTCCATCCACAATGTTTAGTGCTACGTTATGATATGgcttttgtttgtttctttcaCTTGTTTTACTGCGTGTTGTTTCTAAAGTCCCTTTTTTCCTCTTGTTTTCAGTATTAGGGATGCAATACAATGAGGTCAATGTTTATCCAGTAGCTCATAACTGTTAAATCTTTTTAAGCTATTTGAATTCGAATACTAATAGTATCATATTTAAACTGCAATACTAAGCAATCCCAGTTAATGTTTTATGTTCTAATGTTTCGGAAAGGAATTATCATCAGTGGTTTCAACAGTGTTAGATTGGACAAGACAGAGAGAGACAAACTAAACACAAGTTCTTAAAACAAGTGTTTGAACCTTAAATAATGTGGATGAGGAAAAGTTTTAAGAACAATGTCCAATTAATGTCaacttaaaacaaaaaagaaaacatgCAATATAAAAGCATGTTAGTATAACCGAAATGAATGTTTGCAGGTCCTTCGCAAATCTTAGGCATCAAACCAATGACCAAAGTGGTTTCAAACTAGAAGTTAAACACTCAAGATTGCCGATTGAACCTTACAAGTGCTGAAAAGTTCTTTtgttttaacaataaaaaatgcTTTGTTGCCAAGAAGATTTGGACTTTATCTGGTAACTTCAGAACTTGAACAATTGATCTCTTtccaggaaaaaaaaaaaaaaaagcctaaaatttttgaagctattcgatttattattttaaatcgtACAAACtaacatctacaaacatgttaaTTAAAGGCTGGTGTTATAAATGTATAATCTTTATCACTTTGTGAGCGAAGTTCTATAGATATAGGTAAATTGTGCACAAGGATTCACATGGAAACCTGAATCAGCTAGCTTGTTGATGGGCTCAGTTATATTTTACATGTCTAAGATATTTtgaaacttatatatatatatataatatatatatgatgaaatgCTTGTTATAATGCTTTGAATTGTGTTTGTTTGCATGTGGCTTTCATTATTGATTACATTCTACATTTAGTGGGTTTGAGATTTATTATTTGATGAAATCTATAATTTTGGGatcattctttttcattttttttcttagatGGTTTCTTTCTTTCCATTGTTAAGACATACTGTTCTTACTTGATTCTTTTCTATTAAGTTGAATGATAGGGTTGTACCTGTTTTTATCCACCTGTATAAGCTCTGATATTATGCGTATCAGTTGCTTGCTTTATCGAATCAAATTCCAATAACTACTcgcattaaaaaaaaagaaaagaatttgtaCAGTTGTTCCCATtcccatatatttttatttgaagaggccttattttgattttaatagcTCTCAatgttattaaatgaattttgttTGCCTTCCTCTGAAGGCTAATCAAGATTGCTAATATATAGCTCTCTATGTTTTCTATCTTAAAATCCAGGGATTATCCCTACTTAGTGGATGAGTGTGAAATTGGTTACTTAATGATTAAATCTTTTTGTTCGCATAAGGTCATGGTTTCTGCCAAAGAAGAACCAGATGCTCCTATTCCTCCATCTATGGATGGCTTATTGAGGATTCATAGGCGTATTCTTGGTCTAGATGGTGATTATGATCATACTACAGCAGGTGCAAATGGCAGAGTTATCACACGTCTTCTAGTGGCAGATACTCAGGCAGGAAGCTTGATTGGCAGACAAGGATCCACTATAAAGTATATTCAAGATGCTTCTAATTGCAATATTCGAGTTCTTGGAGGAGGTAGTTATGAAAACTATGTTGATTGCTTGGCTGTTAGATACTGAGATGTCCTGCTCAGTAActgtattttgttttattaatataccTGCTTCCACATTGCTACTCTTATGCTGTTGTTCCAACAGAACACATGCCAGTTTTTTCTTTGAAAGATGATAGTGTTGTTGAGATAGAGGGTGGGCCCGCATGTGTACACGCTGCAATTGAACTTATTGCAGGCCATCTCAGGAAGTTTTTGGTTCACCGCAGCATTATTGGGGTATTTGAAATGCAAGTAAGCCTTTTTGATCCCAGTTTAGTTAACTGGTTCCTGGCACCTATTTGGTTTGAAGGTTCTAATGTCAAATATTACCCTTTGTCTGAAAAAACTCATTGTCAAGGGCTTTTTGTTTAGCATTACACCATGTTACCGGAACTAGGGCCTGAAGTTTATTCTCATGAATGGTTAGCAATCCTTTGGCCCGAACAGTTTGAAGGTTCTAATGTCAAATATTACCTTTTGTCTGTAAAAGCTCATTGTCAAGGGCTTTTTGTTTAGCATTACACCATGTTACCGGAACTAGGGCCTGAAGTTTATTCTCATGAAGGGTTAGCAATCCTTTGGCGTGAATAGTTGGTATGGCCTTTAGCATTGCCCAAATTAGTCATTACAAATCTCTCAGAAAACTATGATGGTAAGCCAGCTTGGGCAAGTCAACCTTGCAGATATTGGTGCTTGTGTGAGCTTTCCTAAATTTGGCTGTGGTTGAACTCAGTTTGTTCGTTTTGCTTTTCATTTTGCTTGGAGATATATCATTACCTGTGAGTTCTTTGTGACTGCACCAGTTGAACAATCTACTCAGAGTAGTTATTCAACTTATTATATATAGGTGTATGATTCATAGAAATTAAATCGTACACTATAAACAGTGTGTATTATTGATTAAAGTTCTGGTTCTTGTCAGATGCAGAATGTGAGTGCCAATCAGAATATGGTCGTGCTTCAATCCCAGCACCATCTGCATGGTTCTCCGATTGCTGATAGTGAAGCCCTTCTTGGTTCTAAGCCAAAATATATGTATCCTGAATCTCAGTTTGACGATTTTTATGAACCTCATGAGCTACCTTTGCATGACAAGAATTCCTATCAGGGTCCAGCACTATATGGGAAGCATGGTTCTATGGGAGGTCATGCATCAAATGTGCAGGCCAAACAGTCAGTGGTGACAAAGGTGTAGTCTTCATGTCTAATCgtctttcattttgttttctttgagtTGCGGTAAACTTGCACCAGTTGTTGGGCTAAAACAGGTGctagaaaataaaacaatattgtTTTGAATGCAATATTTGGAAGGATATTAAGGTACAAATGCTTAAACACAACTAGTGTCCTTTGATGCCCCTTGAAAATGGCTGGGATAGAAGTTTGCACCCGTTCCTCTGTGCTGTGGATGTAACAATCTGTTAAATATTAGCTGATTAACTTGTTAATGCTGCTTCACTACTTTGGCTGAACTGCTGAGTATCATTAGGCAGTAATTCACATGTTAGCATTAATCCAAACCTGTAATCATTGACCCTTAACCTCTTTGTTTTCAATGTTGTTTAATAGATGCTACTGATTTGTGAATCCTTGATCTTTGCTGCTTTTCTCTCCACATTAATAGTTGTTATTTATATTGCCTGTATTTCCTTTTACTTATTTGCTTCATGTAGTAGTCAAATGATCCAAGTTCAAGAATGAATTACTAACTAGTGCTTATTTTGCATACTGGATAGATCATACAACACATGCAAATTCCTTTATCATATGCAAATGCTGTAATTGGGACATCTGGTGCAAATATAAGCTATATGCGCCGTGCCAGTGGAGCTGCTATAGCTATACAAGAGACAAGAGATGTGCCTGGTGATATGATTGTTGAAATTTCTGGATCTGCCTCTGAGGTACAAGCGGCTGAGCAGTTGATACGGGTAATCTGGTTTGACAAGCTCTACTGTTATGTTGAATTTCTTCCCTAGTTTCTGCTAACTTTTCAACTTTCCCTAGCATATTAACAGTGGACTTTGAAATATCTTTTATTCAACTACAACCTATCAGAACTTTCAGTTTTGATCAGTACCAAAACACCATGAATTGTTTTCCTCTTTTCCCTATTTAAGCCCTTTAAACATTCAGTTGTAATAACCAATATTCTATCATGCATCTTATGTATCTCTCTTTTCTTGAATGATACAGAACTTTATTGCCGAAGCTGCAAATGCGATGCAGAGTCTGCCAGGTGGATCAATCAGCGAGGAGTACAGTCCTTATCCGGTACATGCTTCTCTTTATGCGTCTTCTGATGCCAATGGTCATGTCAGCCATGCGACTGTCATAGACCATGGTTCAATTTATGGCACTGGTTATGGTTATTGAGGTAGTACCAGATTACTTTAGGATCGAAAGTTTTGTAGTCCCAATCTGCACTTGATTACGTTTGACTCAATTGTTCCTTCCTTTATTGGTTTATTGAATTTTAGgataaaattgtgaattttgCCTAGGACTTTTACTACATCTCAATTctaatatatattctttttagaTTTATAGTTAAGAAAAACTATTAGTGATACATCATATCTACTGGAATATTCAGATTTAATACTGCAAAATCCTTTTCTTTCATAGATTTGGTAAATGTTGCACTTCAATCACAAAAATGAACACGAGACAAACTGGTACCTGTTGGCTGTTTTCGAAGCAATCTTTTTTGTATtgcataaaaattagaaaatcaaAACCAATGATGATGACAACAACAATATAACCACAACAAGGGAACATCTATTTTTACATAGCTATGTATCAAGGTATTCGCCAAAAATGTGTTAATGAACTCACTTAAAGATCTTCTAGTAACCATTTCAATCTGATCCCAATCGTACTCGTTATTGAGTTTACCATACGTATTCTTTAAACCATTGTTGAGTATCTAATACCTGCTCCAATCCATCAACATGACAGTGTG
It includes:
- the LOC107924215 gene encoding flowering locus K homology domain isoform X1; this encodes MAGESYEDQTPEDLAVPLQPEETEMQGAGGNGEKKWPGWPGENVFRMLVPAQKVGTIIGPKGEFIRKISDESRARIKILDGPPTTSERAVMVSAKEEPDAPIPPSMDGLLRIHRRILGLDGDYDHTTAGANGRVITRLLVADTQAGSLIGRQGSTIKYIQDASNCNIRVLGGEHMPVFSLKDDSVVEIEGGPACVHAAIELIAGHLRKFLVHRSIIGVFEMQMQNVSANQNMVVLQSQHHLHGSPIADSEALLGSKPKYMYPESQFDDFYEPHELPLHDKNSYQGPALYGKHGSMGGHASNVQAKQSVVTKIIQHMQIPLSYANAVIGTSGANISYMRRASGAAIAIQETRDVPGDMIVEISGSASEVQAAEQLIRNFIAEAANAMQSLPGGSISEEYSPYPVHASLYASSDANGHVSHATVIDHGSIYGTGYGY
- the LOC107924215 gene encoding flowering locus K homology domain isoform X2, with translation MAGESYEDQTPEDLAVPLQPEETEMQGAGGNGEKKWPGWPGENVFRMLVPAQKVGTIIGPKGEFIRKISDESRARIKILDGPPTTSERAVMVSAKEEPDAPIPPSMDGLLRIHRRILGLDGDYDHTTAGANGRVITRLLVADTQAGSLIGRQGSTIKYIQDASNCNIRVLGGEHMPVFSLKDDSVVEIEGGPACVHAAIELIAGHLRKFLVHRSIIGVFEMQNVSANQNMVVLQSQHHLHGSPIADSEALLGSKPKYMYPESQFDDFYEPHELPLHDKNSYQGPALYGKHGSMGGHASNVQAKQSVVTKIIQHMQIPLSYANAVIGTSGANISYMRRASGAAIAIQETRDVPGDMIVEISGSASEVQAAEQLIRNFIAEAANAMQSLPGGSISEEYSPYPVHASLYASSDANGHVSHATVIDHGSIYGTGYGY